A single region of the Oreochromis niloticus isolate F11D_XX linkage group LG19, O_niloticus_UMD_NMBU, whole genome shotgun sequence genome encodes:
- the eif5a2 gene encoding eukaryotic translation initiation factor 5A-2 — MADDDFSTADAGASTTYPMQCSALRKNGYVMLKGRPCKIVDMSTSKTGKHGHAKVHLTGLDIFTQKKYEDICPSTHNMDVPNITRKDYQVLDVADGFLALMDDNGETREDLKLPDSDLGKEIEKRFTNGDQFMVSVLKAIDEEHVVGTKTMTS; from the exons ATGGCGGATGATGATTTCTCCACTGCTGATGCTGGGGCCTCTACAACATACCCAATGCAGTGCTCTGCACTGAGGAAGAATGGCTATGTCATGCTGAAAGGACGTCCCTGTAAGATAGTTGACATGTCTACCTCCAAGACTGGCAAGCATGGACATGCAAAG GTTCACCTTACTGGACTTGACATCTTTACTCAGAAAAAGTATGAAGACATCTGCCCGTCTACCCACAACATGGATGTTCCAAATATAACAAGGAAAGACTATCAG GTACTTGATGTGGCTGATGGTTTCTTGGCTCTGATGGATGACAATGGAGAAACCAGAGAGGACCTTAAATTACCAGACAGTGACCTGGGAAAAGAGATTGAGAAGAGGTTCACCAATGGGGACCAGTTTATG gtctctgtgttaAAAGCTATAGATGAAGAGCATGTAGTGGGGACTAAGACCATGACTTCCTAA
- the slc2a2 gene encoding solute carrier family 2, facilitated glucose transporter member 2, which yields METGKQLTGTLALAVFTSTLGSLQYGYSLGVINAPQKIIEKSYGQSLGVWAERAAGSSENITEEDPGHHPSVIMYWSLSVSIFSIGGMVSSFLVGFVGDLKGRVKGMLMVNVLAVAAGLLMGLCKMWKPHIMVISGRAVMGFYCGLTSGLVPMYIGEIAPKAYRGALGALHQLAVVIGILISQVIGLDFVLGNDEMWPLLLGLSGAPAILQSLLLPLCPESPRYLYILLGKEQEARHSLCRLKGPHDPTIDLEEMRREKEEASKEARVSIFSLICSSVYRKQLVVALMMHLSQQFSGINAIFYYSTAIFSRAGVSHPVYATIGVGVINTIFTLVSVALVDRAGRRTLTLVGLGGMCCCAVAMTVGLKLQNEYSWMSYVSMSAIFLFVSFFEIGPGPIPWFIVAELFSQGPRPAAIALAGCCNWTSNFIIGMTFQYIQAWLDSYVFILFAVLLLGFVLFIYFRVPETKGKTFEEIAAIFHKGRRIPTDNGELQELKSSTDA from the exons ATGGAGACGGGAAAG CAGCTAACAGGCACTCTAGCTCTGGCTGTGTTCACATCCACTCTGGGATCCCTACAATATGGATACAGTCTTGGAGTCATCAACGCACCCCAAAAG ATCATTGAAAAGAGTTATGGCCAGTCCCTGGGTGTGTGGGCAGAAAGGGCTGCAGGTTCATCAGAAAACATCACAGAAGAAGACCCAGGTCACCACCCTTCTGTGATCATGTATTGGTCATTGTCAGTGTCAATCTTCTCCATCGGTGGCATGGTATCCTCCTTCTTGGTTGGATTTGTGGGAGATCTGAAAGGGAg GGTAAAAGGGATGTTAATGGTCAATGTTCTGGCTGTAGCAGCTGGACTGCTGATGGGTCTTTGTAAGATGTGGAAGCCACACATCATGGTCATCTCAGGCCGCGCTGTTATGGGTTTCTATTGTG GTCTGACATCTGGGCTAGTGCCTATGTACATTGGGGAGATTGCACCAAAAGCTTACAGAGGGGCTCTGGGAGCATTACACCAGCTCGCTGTTGTCATTGGCATTCTAATCAGCCAG GTAATAGGTTTGGATTTTGTGCTTGGTAATGATGAAATGTGGCCCCTGTTGCTCGGTCTGTCTGGAGCGCCAGCAATATTACAATCCCTTCTGCTGCCTCTTTGTCCTGAGAGTCCACGATACCTTTACATCCTATTGGGCAAGGAGCAAGAGGCTCGACACA GTCTGTGTCGTCTAAAGGGGCCGCATGATCCAACTATTGATCTGGAAGAGAtgagaagggaaaaagaagaggCAAGCAAAGAGGCTAGAGTATCTATCTTTTCTTTG ATCTGCTCTTCTGTATACAGAAAACAGCTGGTTGTTGCCCTCATGATGCACCTCTCCCAGCAGTTTTCTGGCATCAATGCT ATCTTTTACTACTCCACGGCTATCTTCTCTCGAGCTGGTGTCAGTCATCCAGTTTATGCCACTATAGGAGTCGGGGTCATTAACACGATCTTCACTCTGGTGTCT GTGGCACTTGTGGACAGGGCTGGCAGACGCACTCTAACTCTGGTTGGTCTTGGGGGAATGTGTTGCTGTGCTGTTGCCATGACAGTGGGCCTCAAATTACAG AATGAATATTCGTGGATGAGCTACGTCAGCATGTCAGCTATCTTCCTCTTTGTAAGTTTCTTTGAGATTGGGCCTGGTCCCATTCCGTGGTTCATAGTGGCTGAACTGTTCAGCCAGGGACCTCGACCTGCTGCTATTGCTCTAGCTGGCTGTTGTAACTGGACCAGCAACTTCATCATAGGCATGACCTTTCAGTATATACAG GCTTGGTTGGATTCTTACGTATTCATCCTGTTTGCTGTGCTGCTTCTTGGCTTCgtactctttatttattttcggGTGCCGGAAACCAAGGGTAAAACCTTTGAAGAGATTGCTGCTATTTTCCACAAGGGACGTCGGATCCCTACAGATAATGGTGAACTACAAGAGCTCAAATCATCCACAGATGCCTAA